ACTCAACTGGGTCCTCTCTTCAGGATATCACCAGGTTGCAATCAAGGTGTCAGGTGGAGCTGGGTCTTTTTAAGGCTTGGGGTTATCCTTCAAGCTTATGTATTTGTTGGCTGGCAGAATGCATTTTCTTGCAGCCACAGAACTCATGGTAGCAGTCATTTGCCTCTTGAAGGCCAGCAAGGAGAGTCTCTGACTTGTAGCTCTGCATTTAAAGGGTTCTCCTGATTGGACCAGGCCCACCCAGGATAATCGCCTTTTGATTAACTTATACTCAGTCAAGAGATGTGGGGACTTAATTACATTGCAAAACCCATTCACCATTTCCATATTAGGTAGTAGAATCATGGCGGTTATCTCCCATaacttctgccatattctattgcTTAGTAGCCAGTTAGGGGTCTCACACACCAGAGGAGATTGTATATGTCTTATGGTTCATGTTCATACAAGGATGTGCATCTGGAAGTACATATTAAACTGTGATTACACATTCAAAATGACTAAAAAATCTCACAATTACGTTCAGATTGGTTGCAGAGTGTCTCAGTGGCATTGCCTCCCCTGGTGCCCCCCTTTAAGCATCAGCCTGATGCAGGGGTCTGTGTTGATCCTGGCCCTTTCCACCTCACAGGTCTGTGACTCCGACACAAGGTTGGACCCCATGGCGCTGCTGGAGCTGGTGCGGGTACTGGATGAGGACCCCCACGTAGGGGCTGTTGGCGGGGACGTGCGCATCCTTAACCCTCTGGACTCCTGGGTCAGCTTCCTAAGCAGCCTGCGGTACTGGGTCGCCTTCAACGTGGAGCGGGCCTGCCAGAGCTACTTCCATTGCGTGTCCTGCATCAGCGGTCCCCTAGGTAAGCACGAGCAGGGACTGGGAGAGCCTTGGATGGGgcggaaagagggaagggaagccGGATGGGGCTGAGGATGTGACCGGGGTTGGGGGCAAAGATGGAGCAGGGCAGGAACTGGGGGTGGGATAAAACTGGAAGTTGGTGGTGAGGATCCTGCTTGGGCTCAAGCTGGGTTTGGTGTGGGGAGTGAGGCTGGAGAAGGAAAATATGGATGGCGATTGAAgttggggctggggaaggagatgGGATAGGCTTGGAGTCAAAGACAGAGTTGGAGCCaggtttgaggttgcagtgggtttTGGATGGGTCTGAGAATGGATATGGGATTGGTGATGAGACTGGGGTGGGCATGGTTCAATGACAGGCAGGTTGGAGTGGGTATGAGGTTGAGGACAGCATGGGGACTGGAGTCGGGATTGGAGATGGCAGTGCTGAGATTGCGATGCTGATGACCAAGGATGGGGTTGGAACTGGAGATGGGGTTGGGGCTGGAGACAGCATTGGAGTTGGCGTTGGTGACCGCAGAGGCTGACACTCTTTCACACCTCCCCTCCACCCAGGCCTATACAGGAACAACCTGTTGCAGCAGTTTCTTGAGGCCTGGTACAACCAGAAGTTCCTGGGCACCCACTGTACCTTTGGTGATGACCGACACCTCACTAACCGCATGCTCAGCATGGGTTATGCTACCAAGTAAGCTGAGGGGACCAGGTGGTCGGGGATGTGTAGGGGCCAATGAGTATCTccgggtgtgtgtgcatgctggGAGTTCTGCAAATCCAAAGTAACTCACTAGACAATGGGCGCTACCAAGGGAGACgctggaggagagaggaagataCCATAAGGGGCAGGGGGGCCATTTGCCATGAGCCAATGGACTCTACCGCATGAAATATTAGGGGAGAGTGGAAGACACTATGAGGTACCAGGGCAGCATTTGCATTGAACCATGGAATGCAGTGAATGCCACGAAGAGAGGGAAGGTGAGGGTGGAGAACTCCACCTAGAATTGAGAGAGGGTGACTTGGTTCTGCCATGGAAACCAAGGTAGCACAGTGGGGAGTGAAGTGGGAAGGGCAAGAAACAAATGGATGGCCTGGGATCTAACTAGTGACAGAGCCATGGAGAAAGAATCAagtgaggggccgggcgcggtggctcacgcctgtaatcccagcactttggtaggccgaggcaggcagatcatgagaccagcctgaccgacatgatgaaactccgtctctactcaaaatacaaaaattagctgggtgtggtggcctgcacccatcatcccagctactcaggaggctgaggcaggagaatcgcttgaacctgggaggcggaagttgcagtgagccgagattgcaccactgcactccagcttgggcgacagagtgagactccatctcaaaaaaaaaaaaaaaaaaaaaagaatcaagtgaGAGGAGCGGAGTACCCGAACTCTAGTATGTTCTTCAAGAGAAGACGGGTAATTCAATGATTCCATGAGACTCGGGAGTATGAGCTAGACCAAGTGAAGTTCAGGGGAGAGTGATTTCTGCGAAGCCAGGCCCACTGAAAGACCCAGAGACAACTTGAGATATTCCAAGGGAATCCATGCATCCATTCACTGGACAAATATTCATTAGGTGCCTAGAATATTTAAGCTGCAGGGATACGGCAATAGATAGACGGGACACCAGTTGATTACATCAGTTTGGGAGACACACGATAATTACTAAGTAGAACATACAGTATGTTAATGATATGTGTTACGGAGATCAGTAAtgccgggggtggggggatagGAACTTTCGGGTGGGGAGTGAAGTGTTAAGTGGAGTGCCTGAGGTAGGATGGGGAGCACTGAGCTGGGGGAGTATTAGGAGAGGCGGATGGAGAGTTAATGAGGGACCCAGTCACGAAAGGACTGTAAGATGAGGGAGCCATGGGAGGGTTTTAAGCAGAGAAGTGATATGTTGTAGTGGGATTCCTCTGGCAGCTGTTTTGAGTACGGATTGCAGGAGGCAAGGTCGGAAGCAGACGGGCCATTGAGGATGCCAAGTGATATAGCGGAAGGAGACCGGACACTGTCAAGTAATGCCCGGGATTCTAGTCTTGTGTGGGCTTGGCTGGAAACTGCGCAGGGACTGATTAATGATGTCTGCCACAACACGGGAAGGAGGCCTGATGGCTCCCTTGAGAAGTTCGAATACACAGACTACCCAGAGTAGCAACCACGCCCATCTTGCTCCTCACTGTAGGGCCTGCCAGTAATAGTAAGCATGGTCGTATTAGTAATGTGTTAGTGATAGTATTAGTAATAGTGTCAGTAACCAACATGATATTAGAAACAGCAATAGTAATGGTATTAGTCATAGTAAAAACAGTAGTAGCTAACGGTTATCGAGCAAATACTATCAAGCACttgtcatttaatcttcattcaatcctcacaatgTCCTTGTCAGAGaagaaccctttttttttttttttttttttttttttgagatagagtcttgctgcaTTGCCtaggctcaggctggagtgcaggggcacaatcacagctcacggcaacctcaaactcctgggcccaagtgatcctcccatctcagcctcccacatagctgggactgcaggcacgcaccacctgtgatgtgagacccccatctctaaaaagaaaaacaaaagcaaaaatgcctggctatttatgtttaatttttttagagatagggtctcactttgttgcctagcctgatcttgaactcatagCTTCAAGCgatttccccacctcagcctcccgaagtgttgggattacaggcatgagccattgtagaCCGCCCATTGGTGCTTacgtatttatttgtttatttagtagaCGTAGgatcttactctgctgcccaggctggtcttgaactccttttatgcctcagcctcccaaagtgctgggatcacaggagtgaggAACTATGTCCAGGCCTAGGAACCATTATGGACCCTAGTCTACACATGAGAacactgaggcctagagaggttaGGAAACTCGCCCCCAGTGGCCATCCGCAGTGGCCATTTCTGCCCCCAGAATCCTGCCCAGGCTCCGGGGAGCACGCAGCGACGCCCTCATTCCCCACCCTGGTGCAGGTACACCTCCAGGTCGCGCTGCTACTCGGAGACGCCCGCATCGTTCCTGCGCTGGCTGAGCCAGCAGACGCGCTGGTCCAAGTCGTACTTCCGCGAGTGGCTGTACAATGCGCTCTGGTGGCACCGGCATCACGCCTGGATGACCTACGAGGCGGTGGTCTCGGGCCTGTTCCCCTTCTTTGTGGCGACCACCGTGCTGCGTCTGTTCTATGCGGGCCGCCCGTGGGCGCTGCTGTGGGTGCTGCTGTGCGTGCAGGGCGTGGCGCTGGCCAAGGCGGCCTTCGCGGCCTGGCTGCGGGGCTGCCTGCGCATGGTGCTGCTGTCGCTCTACGCCCCCCTCTACATGTGTGGCCTCCTGCCCGCCAAGTTCCTGGCGCTGGTCACCATGAACCAGAGTGGCTGGGGCACGTCGGGCCGGAGGAAGCTGGCCGCTAACTATGTCCCTCTGCTGCCCCTGGCGCTCTGGGCGCTGCTGCTGCTTGGGGGCCTGATCCGCAGCGTGGCACAGGAGGCCAGGGCCGACTGGAGTGGCCCTTCCCGCGCCGCCGAGGCCTGCCACCTGGCCGCGGGGGCCGGCGCCTACGTGGGCTACTGGGTGGTCATGTTGACGCTGTACTGGGTGGGCGTGCGGAGGCTTTGCCGGCGGCGGGCCGGGGGCTACCGTGTCCAGGTGTGAGTCCAGCCGCCCGGATGCCGTCTCCAGGGTCTTCAGGGGAGGCCAGAGGAGACCTGCAGGGCCCCCGAGCCATGAACTTGCTGGGTGgttctgtgggcctcagtttccctcctctGCAAAACGAGGGGGGGTCAGCCCAAGATTCTTCAGTCTGGACTATATTGGGACTGGGACTTCTGGATCTCTAGGGAGGGGTATTTATTGATCAGGATGTGGGATTTGAGGAGTGGAGGGGAAAGGGCCCTGCTTTCTCCTCGGCTTCATATTTAATCTCCATTTCTACGGTGTGATTAGGATGTAATaaagaactttatttattttccccgAGCCGCCTCCTTTTTTGGGAACTAAGGGGATTGGATGACTGAGAATTGGGAGCACTGGGCTCAGTGTTGGGGGTGCTAGCCATTTGAACCTGGACAAGACGCTCTCCTTCCTTGGAACCTGGGATTCCCTCTTTTGAGAACAGGGATTATTAATCCCATGGGGCAGGGTTGGTGTGAGGGTTACATCACTCAACTCATTCGCTGGTACTTCCGAAGCACCTGTCACCTGCCTGCCGACGCTCTCAAGCACTGCGGATGGTGCTTTTCTCTGCAGTCTACCTGCTCAGAAGGCTAACTCATCCCTTTTCTCCTCAAACCTCCAGCACCTCCTCCCCTAGCCTCTTAGCTGGCTTCCTGTGTCACTGAGAAAATTggggttaaaaaagaaaactttggttGGAGCCCCATGTCCACTCTTCCCACTCACTTGCCCTATGCCCATACACTCCACTTCCTTCCTGTTGCGGAGGGCGACTCGTCTGT
This genomic interval from Saimiri boliviensis isolate mSaiBol1 chromosome 14, mSaiBol1.pri, whole genome shotgun sequence contains the following:
- the HAS1 gene encoding hyaluronan synthase 1, giving the protein MGGRDGGREGRREGGSEEGREREGRRDFVIFSRGGPRDSRPFPSPLGSPQDAPKPTPAARRCSGLARRVLTVAFALLILGLMTWAYAAGVPLASDRHGLLAFGLYGAFLSAHLVAQSLFAYLEHRRVAAAARRAAARGPPEAATARSVALTISAYQEDPAYLRQCLASARALLYPRARLRVLMVVDGNRAEDLYMVDMFREVFADEDPATYVWDGNYHQPWEPAAAAAAGAAGAGVYREVEAEDPGRLAVEALVRTRRCVCVAQRWGGKREVMYTAFKALGDSVDYVQVCDSDTRLDPMALLELVRVLDEDPHVGAVGGDVRILNPLDSWVSFLSSLRYWVAFNVERACQSYFHCVSCISGPLGLYRNNLLQQFLEAWYNQKFLGTHCTFGDDRHLTNRMLSMGYATKYTSRSRCYSETPASFLRWLSQQTRWSKSYFREWLYNALWWHRHHAWMTYEAVVSGLFPFFVATTVLRLFYAGRPWALLWVLLCVQGVALAKAAFAAWLRGCLRMVLLSLYAPLYMCGLLPAKFLALVTMNQSGWGTSGRRKLAANYVPLLPLALWALLLLGGLIRSVAQEARADWSGPSRAAEACHLAAGAGAYVGYWVVMLTLYWVGVRRLCRRRAGGYRVQV